One region of Streptococcus parasanguinis genomic DNA includes:
- a CDS encoding helix-turn-helix domain-containing protein: MSKLQKYISKRIRILRTQSGMTQEQLEEKADLGTNYAYKLENLEPNIKISTLEKIIEALNVDLQTFFDLTLKEESTDLAQLIDTIKSLPEYKQNKVISAINTIINETK, from the coding sequence ATGTCAAAATTACAAAAGTATATAAGCAAAAGAATACGGATTCTGCGGACCCAGTCAGGAATGACTCAGGAACAATTAGAAGAAAAAGCAGATCTTGGCACCAATTACGCGTATAAGTTAGAAAATTTAGAGCCCAATATAAAAATTAGTACGCTTGAGAAAATTATAGAAGCGTTAAATGTTGATCTACAAACCTTTTTTGATTTAACACTTAAAGAAGAAAGTACTGATTTAGCACAGCTTATTGACACTATCAAATCTTTACCAGAGTACAAACAAAATAAAGTCATTTCAGCTATTAACACAATTATTAACGAGACAAAATAA